A window from Lepus europaeus isolate LE1 chromosome 20, mLepTim1.pri, whole genome shotgun sequence encodes these proteins:
- the LOC133749951 gene encoding S-adenosylmethionine decarboxylase proenzyme-like, with amino-acid sequence MEAAHFLKGTKKLLEVWFSPQQPSTIQGSGDLSTIPRYLYFLDFPESWVISHLDQTLLILMSELDPAVMGQFYVKVDITVKDVICESGICDLILGSLIDATLFNPCRYSMNGIKSYRIYWTIHITAEPEFSYVSFETNLSPTCSDDLIRKVVQALTTLFIHQSVKCFTVLSSLQKIEDFKHLDCQSVMFNYHNFVFTSFAKQQQQ; translated from the exons ATGGAAGCTGCACATTTTCTCAAAGGGACGAAGAAGCTGCTGGAGGTTTGGTTCTCCCCACAGCAACCCAGCACAATTCAAGGATCTGGGGACCTTTCTACTATCCCAA GGTACTTGTATTTTCTGGATTTCCCAGAGAGTTGGGTAATCAGCCATCTGGATCAAACCCTGCTGATTCTGATGAGTGAACTTGACCCAGCAGTCATGGGCCAGTTCTATGTGAAAGTTGATATTACTGTAAAGGATGTCATTTGTGAGAGTGGAATTTGTGACCTGATACTTGGTTCTCTCATTGATGCCACACTGTTCAATCCTTGCAGGTATTCAATGAATGGAATAAAATCATATAGAATTTATTGGACTATTCACATCACAGCAGAACCAGAATTTTCTTATGTTAGCTTTGAAACAAACTTAAGTCCGACCTGCTCTGATGACCTGATCAGGAAAGTTGTGCAA gccctgaccaCCTTATTTATTCATCAGAGTGTTAAATGTTTCACAGTGCTTTCTTCACTCCAGAAGATTGAAGATTTTAAACACCTTGATTGCCAGAGTGTTATGTTCAATTATCACAATTTTGTTTTTACCAGTTTTGCTAAGCAGCAGCAACAATAG